From the genome of Muricauda sp. SCSIO 64092, one region includes:
- a CDS encoding FG-GAP repeat domain-containing protein — translation MRTLFNYLLSILLIFSFFSCQDSSIEEDPYSTLTEEELSSTKLTTSSTIFGSYHFKHTNYGSRRSNDFLLGDINGDGRADLVKIGNDGAVSIALGNSSGRFNGYHYKHSNYGSRNNNDFLLGDINGDGRADLVKIGKDGVTHIALGNFSGRFSSYVHRITRLAKKGNSDYSLTDVDGNGRADLVKNDGIGYVTVSFGQASGSIIPNIYGQNGYGSSDRNDFLLGDTNKDGRADLVKIGNDGTASIAYGLSNPSFGSYFGPYVHKLRNYGDRRSNDFLLGDINRDGRADLVKIGNDGVVSVSLAQSSGSFSGGYPYKHNNYGKRGDNDFLLGDINGDNKADLVKIGNDGAVSIALAK, via the coding sequence ATGAGAACTCTTTTTAATTATTTGCTATCTATCTTATTGATATTCAGCTTTTTTTCGTGTCAAGACTCTTCAATTGAAGAAGACCCCTATTCAACACTGACAGAGGAAGAATTATCGAGCACTAAACTTACTACATCCAGTACCATATTTGGATCGTATCATTTCAAACACACTAACTATGGTAGTAGACGCAGCAATGACTTCCTTTTAGGTGACATTAACGGGGATGGAAGGGCCGATTTGGTTAAAATTGGCAATGATGGGGCAGTATCAATTGCTTTAGGGAACTCCTCCGGCAGGTTTAATGGATACCATTATAAGCACTCCAATTATGGTAGTAGAAACAACAATGACTTCCTTTTGGGTGATATAAACGGGGATGGAAGGGCAGATTTAGTGAAAATAGGAAAAGATGGTGTGACACATATCGCCTTGGGCAACTTTTCTGGTCGTTTTAGCTCTTATGTTCATAGAATCACAAGACTTGCAAAAAAAGGAAACAGTGATTATTCATTAACTGATGTTGATGGGAATGGTAGAGCCGACTTGGTGAAAAACGATGGTATTGGTTACGTAACCGTAAGTTTTGGCCAAGCTTCAGGTAGTATTATCCCCAACATTTATGGTCAAAATGGGTACGGCTCTTCCGACAGAAATGATTTTCTATTGGGCGATACAAATAAAGATGGAAGGGCCGATTTGGTTAAAATTGGAAATGATGGAACGGCTTCCATCGCATATGGCCTCTCTAATCCCAGTTTTGGTTCCTATTTTGGCCCCTATGTTCATAAACTAAGAAATTATGGAGACAGAAGATCCAATGATTTTCTTCTAGGTGACATCAATAGAGATGGCAGAGCAGATTTGGTCAAAATAGGAAACGACGGTGTTGTTTCTGTATCTTTAGCTCAATCCTCAGGAAGTTTTAGTGGAGGATATCCTTACAAGCATAACAATTATGGAAAAAGAGGGGATAACGATTTCTTACTTGGCGATATTAATGGTGATAACAAGGCCGATTTAGTCAAAATAGGAAATGATGGAGCCGTGTCCATAGCACTAGCTAAATAA